In Agrobacterium vitis, one genomic interval encodes:
- a CDS encoding ABC transporter substrate-binding protein has product MIINRRALIAVLALATACPLASTARADDVTLNLWSLDKDIQPAPNLVKQFNALNNGIKIEYRLLQFDDVVTEAMRAYSTGQAPDIIAVDNPEHALFASRGAFLDLTDMIAKSDVIKPANYFPGPLASVTWKDRYFGVPKATNTIALYYNRDMFKAKGLDPLKPPQTWDELLAAARKLNDPAKNVYGLAFSAKASEEGTFQFLPWAQMGGGGYDHINAPGAVKALETWKTIMTEKLASPDTLTRGQWDSTGTFNSGNAAMAISGPWELDRMLKEAKFDWGVALLPVPSPGAERSSGMGDFNWAIFSSTKHPAEAFKALEFFASQDKDMFKNFGQLPARSDIAIPPSGSPLKDAALQVFLEQMKYAKPRGPHPAWPKISKAIQDAIQAALTGQMTPKDALDQAQKKIKAALG; this is encoded by the coding sequence ATGATCATCAACAGACGTGCCTTGATCGCTGTGCTGGCTCTTGCCACGGCTTGTCCGCTTGCATCGACCGCCCGGGCGGACGACGTGACACTCAATCTCTGGTCGCTCGACAAGGATATCCAGCCGGCACCCAATCTGGTCAAGCAATTCAACGCGCTCAACAATGGCATCAAGATCGAGTATCGGCTCCTTCAGTTCGACGATGTCGTGACGGAAGCGATGCGCGCCTATTCAACCGGACAGGCACCTGACATCATCGCCGTCGATAATCCGGAACATGCGCTGTTTGCCTCGCGCGGCGCGTTCCTTGATCTAACCGACATGATCGCCAAGTCGGATGTGATCAAGCCCGCGAACTATTTTCCGGGGCCGTTGGCGTCTGTGACCTGGAAAGACCGCTATTTCGGCGTGCCGAAAGCCACCAACACCATCGCGCTCTACTATAACCGCGATATGTTCAAGGCTAAGGGTCTCGATCCACTGAAGCCACCGCAGACCTGGGACGAACTTCTGGCCGCTGCCCGCAAGCTGAACGACCCGGCCAAGAATGTCTACGGCCTCGCGTTTTCCGCCAAGGCAAGTGAAGAGGGAACGTTCCAATTCCTGCCCTGGGCGCAGATGGGTGGCGGCGGTTATGACCATATCAATGCTCCGGGCGCGGTAAAGGCGCTGGAGACCTGGAAAACCATCATGACCGAAAAACTGGCCTCGCCGGATACGCTAACGCGCGGCCAGTGGGATTCGACCGGCACGTTTAATTCCGGCAATGCCGCCATGGCGATTTCGGGTCCCTGGGAGCTGGACCGGATGCTGAAAGAGGCCAAATTCGACTGGGGCGTCGCGCTCTTGCCGGTGCCGAGCCCGGGCGCTGAACGGTCTTCCGGCATGGGTGACTTCAACTGGGCAATCTTTTCCAGCACCAAGCATCCGGCGGAAGCCTTCAAGGCTCTGGAATTCTTCGCCTCGCAGGACAAGGATATGTTCAAGAATTTCGGACAGTTGCCAGCCCGGTCCGACATCGCCATTCCGCCATCGGGTTCGCCTTTGAAGGATGCGGCGCTGCAAGTGTTTCTGGAGCAGATGAAATATGCCAAGCCGCGCGGGCCGCATCCGGCCTGGCCAAAAATATCCAAGGCGATCCAGGATGCCATCCAGGCGGCACTGACCGGCCAGATGACGCCCAAGGATGCGCTGGATCAGGCGCAGAAAAAGATCAAAGCCGCCTTGGGTTGA
- a CDS encoding ABC transporter permease: MGLPGLAALVSLVGVILFWELAVRLFAVPSYLLPSPSSIFNAFSSIGIDRWGLHLWATLRVAMIGYVLSIAIAIPLAIVMMRSPLLSKTLYPLLVVIQSTPVVAVAPIIIVVLGAGDAPRVVITCLITFFPLVVSTATGLAATPPELIELSRSLRAPAFREITQIRLPFAVPYIFSALKISITLAVIGAVVAEFCASEAGVGYFIQFSTSLFKLPQAWAGLFVLAALSLILFQAVLLVQKLLFPWSLPKNS, encoded by the coding sequence ATGGGCCTGCCGGGCCTTGCAGCCCTTGTCTCGCTGGTGGGTGTTATTCTGTTTTGGGAATTGGCCGTGCGGCTATTTGCTGTTCCGTCCTATCTGCTGCCATCGCCGTCCTCGATTTTCAATGCGTTTTCGTCCATCGGAATCGACCGCTGGGGCCTGCATCTGTGGGCGACGCTGCGGGTGGCGATGATCGGCTATGTCTTGTCGATTGCCATCGCCATTCCGCTGGCCATCGTCATGATGCGCTCACCGCTTCTGTCAAAGACGCTCTACCCGCTATTGGTGGTTATTCAGTCAACGCCGGTTGTGGCGGTGGCACCGATCATCATCGTCGTGCTGGGGGCGGGCGATGCGCCACGGGTGGTGATCACCTGTCTCATCACCTTCTTTCCGCTGGTCGTCTCGACGGCGACCGGGCTTGCCGCGACACCGCCGGAATTGATCGAGCTTTCCAGAAGCTTGCGGGCACCCGCCTTTCGGGAAATCACCCAGATCAGGCTGCCCTTTGCCGTGCCTTACATCTTCTCGGCGCTGAAAATCTCGATCACGCTGGCGGTCATCGGGGCGGTGGTTGCGGAATTCTGCGCGTCCGAAGCGGGTGTCGGCTATTTCATCCAGTTTTCGACATCGCTGTTCAAACTGCCCCAGGCCTGGGCCGGATTGTTCGTGCTGGCGGCGCTGTCGCTCATTCTGTTTCAGGCGGTGCTGCTCGTACAGAAACTATTGTTTCCCTGGAGCCTGCCGAAGAACAGCTGA
- a CDS encoding LysR family transcriptional regulator: MLHGRALRYIDEVARQGSIRKAAKTLNVAASAINRYILDLEQELDAPIFERLSRGLKLTSSGEILIAHIRETLKAHDTMRVQIKALRGLSRGEVVIATMATLAAGRLADIIAAYRADIPQVSLRIKVGDRAAVCDMVASGAADLALAYNLPEDNRLQRAAEFMHPLGAVVAPDHPLAVRKTVRIADCLIYPLVLADKSLSLREVVENLTPTQAQLTPVVETNSMELMKRLVHGAPHVTFLNRVDVDRELQSGELVFLPLTGSAGLQRLNILHRARGSLSPAASHFMHYAQERLRMVEDSR, encoded by the coding sequence ATGCTTCATGGCCGCGCTTTGCGCTATATCGACGAAGTCGCCCGGCAGGGCTCGATCCGCAAGGCGGCAAAGACACTGAATGTCGCTGCCTCTGCCATCAATCGCTATATCCTTGACCTGGAGCAGGAACTGGATGCACCGATTTTCGAGCGGTTGTCGCGTGGGTTGAAGCTGACCAGTTCCGGGGAAATCCTGATTGCCCATATCCGCGAGACGCTGAAAGCGCATGACACGATGCGGGTGCAGATCAAGGCCCTGCGTGGCCTCAGCCGAGGCGAGGTGGTGATCGCCACCATGGCAACGCTGGCGGCGGGCAGGCTTGCCGACATCATTGCCGCTTACCGTGCCGATATTCCGCAGGTCAGCCTGCGCATCAAGGTCGGAGATCGCGCCGCGGTTTGCGACATGGTCGCTTCAGGGGCGGCCGATCTGGCACTGGCCTATAATCTGCCGGAGGATAATCGCTTGCAGCGCGCGGCGGAATTTATGCATCCGCTCGGCGCTGTGGTTGCGCCGGACCATCCGTTGGCGGTGCGCAAGACGGTGCGGATCGCCGATTGTCTGATCTATCCGCTGGTGCTGGCTGACAAGAGCCTGTCGCTGCGGGAGGTGGTTGAAAACCTGACACCAACCCAGGCCCAATTGACGCCTGTTGTCGAGACCAATTCCATGGAATTGATGAAGCGGCTGGTGCATGGCGCACCGCATGTCACTTTTCTCAACCGCGTCGATGTGGACCGCGAACTGCAAAGCGGAGAACTGGTCTTTCTTCCGCTGACCGGGTCTGCCGGACTGCAAAGGCTGAACATTCTTCACCGGGCGCGCGGTTCGCTCTCGCCTGCTGCCAGCCATTTCATGCACTACGCCCAGGAACGGCTGCGCATGGTGGAAGACAGCCGCTGA
- a CDS encoding carbohydrate ABC transporter permease → MKRIMSSIVDGRGFDFGLAGVPLAFLVVMSGLPLLYNIVMSFQEVDMFSLGTFSRPFVGFQNYIDLMAQPETLPIFTNTAIFVVASIAGQFLLGFGLALFFGVGFPGSSWLRGLFLVSWIMPGLVVGATWNWILSGDFGVFNYMLRETGLISANIFWRSDPAYALWAVIIANIWLGTSFNMILLSVGLSGIPKDLYEAAQLDGATVFQRFFTITLPMMRSSIGALVSLGLIFTLQQFDLFAAITSGGPANASNVAQYWAWDLSFRQYDFAKGATVSVIMTVFVLLASLVYVRSTRHEVRG, encoded by the coding sequence ATGAAACGGATCATGTCGAGTATTGTCGATGGGCGTGGCTTTGACTTCGGTCTTGCCGGGGTGCCGCTGGCCTTTCTTGTGGTCATGTCGGGTCTGCCGCTGCTCTATAATATTGTGATGAGCTTTCAGGAGGTTGACATGTTCAGCCTTGGAACCTTCTCCCGTCCCTTTGTCGGTTTTCAGAACTATATCGACCTGATGGCGCAGCCGGAAACCCTGCCTATTTTCACCAATACGGCGATTTTCGTCGTGGCGTCGATTGCCGGGCAATTCCTTCTGGGCTTTGGTCTGGCGCTGTTTTTCGGGGTGGGATTTCCCGGTTCCTCCTGGCTGCGCGGTCTGTTTCTGGTGTCATGGATCATGCCCGGCCTCGTCGTCGGCGCGACTTGGAACTGGATACTCTCAGGCGATTTCGGCGTGTTCAATTATATGCTGCGCGAAACCGGGCTGATCAGCGCCAATATCTTCTGGCGGTCCGATCCGGCTTATGCGCTGTGGGCGGTGATTATCGCCAATATCTGGCTTGGCACGTCCTTCAACATGATCCTGCTGTCGGTCGGGCTATCAGGCATTCCCAAGGATCTCTATGAAGCGGCGCAACTGGATGGCGCGACCGTGTTCCAACGGTTCTTTACCATCACCCTGCCGATGATGCGCTCGTCTATCGGTGCGCTGGTGTCGCTGGGGTTGATCTTTACCTTGCAGCAATTTGACCTGTTTGCCGCCATTACCTCCGGCGGACCGGCCAATGCCTCGAATGTGGCGCAATATTGGGCCTGGGACCTGTCTTTCCGGCAATATGACTTCGCCAAGGGTGCGACCGTGTCGGTGATCATGACCGTCTTCGTGCTTCTGGCATCGCTCGTCTATGTCCGCTCCACACGTCATGAGGTGCGAGGATGA
- a CDS encoding carbohydrate ABC transporter permease: MSETVRNRLMLAIALIMAAIYLFPLYWMYVTALKTGSAMFATPPHFWPDDPQWGVYADVWQSRNMGRYLWNSTVIALGSVSIICVLGTGCAYVLARYRNGWVDAGLFLILMLQVLPASLMITPIFVGFSQLGLLNTPRFAVMLAVAAKSMPFFVVLVRSSFMTVPIELEEAAMVDGNSRIGAFFSIVLPLARNGILVSAILIFMQAFGEFVYSKSMIQSVDLQPASVGLNSFMGPNTNEWNGIMAYASIYVTPILAIFVLLQRRIVSGLTSGALK, translated from the coding sequence ATGAGCGAAACAGTTCGTAACCGCCTGATGCTTGCCATCGCCCTCATCATGGCGGCGATCTATCTCTTTCCGCTCTACTGGATGTATGTCACAGCACTGAAAACCGGCTCGGCGATGTTTGCCACCCCGCCGCATTTCTGGCCGGACGATCCGCAATGGGGCGTCTATGCTGATGTCTGGCAAAGCCGCAATATGGGCCGCTATCTGTGGAATTCGACCGTGATTGCGCTGGGTTCGGTCAGCATTATCTGCGTTCTCGGCACCGGCTGCGCCTATGTGTTGGCACGCTATCGCAATGGCTGGGTCGATGCCGGGCTGTTCCTGATCCTGATGCTCCAGGTTCTACCGGCCTCGCTGATGATTACCCCGATTTTCGTCGGCTTTTCGCAGCTTGGCCTGCTGAACACGCCGCGCTTTGCCGTGATGCTGGCGGTGGCGGCGAAAAGCATGCCGTTCTTCGTGGTTCTGGTGCGTTCCAGCTTCATGACGGTGCCGATCGAGCTGGAGGAAGCAGCCATGGTCGATGGCAATTCGCGGATCGGGGCGTTTTTCAGCATCGTCCTTCCGCTGGCCCGCAATGGTATTCTCGTCAGCGCCATCCTGATCTTCATGCAGGCCTTTGGGGAATTCGTCTATTCCAAATCAATGATCCAATCGGTGGACCTGCAACCGGCCAGCGTCGGGCTGAACAGTTTCATGGGCCCCAATACCAATGAATGGAACGGGATCATGGCCTATGCCTCGATCTATGTGACGCCGATCCTCGCCATTTTCGTTCTTTTACAGCGCCGCATCGTCTCCGGCCTCACTTCGGGAGCCCTGAAATGA
- a CDS encoding ABC transporter ATP-binding protein, with protein sequence MTIPAIRFDRLGQVFSTRSGQTEALRDVSFEVARHEFLAILGPSGCGKSTLLRMIAGLLAPSSGSLQVFGHPVTEPRDDIGIVFQKPTLLPWATVEDNVLFPARHKRGRVSAEERQRAGELLRMVGLGGFASRLPDELSGGMQQRVGIARALLMDPDILLMDEPFSALDALTREVMGFDLLRIFTERPKTVVFITHSVNEAALLADRVLVMTGRPGTVLTDIAVPVGRPRGPETANERAIHDLTAYLRDLLLKRQAA encoded by the coding sequence ATGACGATACCCGCAATCCGCTTTGACCGGCTTGGTCAGGTCTTTTCGACCCGCTCAGGACAAACGGAAGCGCTGCGCGATGTCAGCTTCGAGGTGGCGCGGCACGAATTCCTAGCCATTCTTGGCCCCTCCGGTTGCGGCAAGTCCACTTTGCTGCGGATGATCGCCGGGCTTTTAGCGCCCAGCAGCGGTTCGCTCCAGGTGTTCGGTCATCCGGTGACCGAACCACGCGACGATATCGGCATCGTTTTCCAGAAGCCGACACTGCTGCCCTGGGCGACAGTCGAGGACAATGTGCTGTTTCCGGCCCGCCACAAGCGCGGCAGGGTGAGCGCCGAGGAGCGGCAGCGGGCAGGCGAGTTGTTGCGGATGGTCGGCCTGGGGGGCTTTGCCTCCCGGCTTCCAGATGAATTGTCCGGCGGCATGCAGCAACGGGTTGGTATTGCGCGGGCCTTGCTGATGGACCCGGATATCCTTTTGATGGACGAGCCGTTTTCGGCGCTCGATGCGCTGACCCGCGAGGTGATGGGCTTTGATCTGCTGCGAATTTTCACCGAACGTCCAAAGACGGTGGTGTTCATCACCCATTCCGTCAACGAGGCGGCACTACTGGCCGACCGCGTGCTGGTGATGACTGGCCGTCCCGGCACGGTGCTGACCGATATTGCCGTGCCAGTCGGCCGTCCGCGTGGTCCCGAAACAGCCAACGAGAGAGCCATTCATGACCTTACCGCTTATCTCCGCGACCTCCTCCTCAAGCGACAGGCGGCCTGA
- a CDS encoding isopenicillin N synthase family dioxygenase, whose translation MQSYSLAELNKETTIGGVGKTVERDVPVIDLADFDNRKAEIADQLWEASVGIGFFQVYNHGIPQQDIDAAFETAWSFFELPAEVKAQYPMPKGTNAGWEFKAQVRPSTGTPDNKESYQITRPMMGGLWPSEEELPDFKEKMLRFERQNWELGMRILSCFALKMGFAEDFFTKAHDPASSEYQSTQRLIHYMSMEHAKPEDFEFWRAGAHSDFDCLTILHQKEGEGGLQVCPGKDAASGEWTDVPPKNGYITCNIGDMLMRWSDDQLQSTLHRVRMPRPGEYLGRRLSLPFFCQANRDAVMQGPLGKYEAITAGDYLTQRINANFARK comes from the coding sequence ATGCAAAGCTACAGCCTTGCCGAATTGAACAAGGAAACCACCATTGGCGGCGTCGGCAAGACCGTCGAGCGCGATGTGCCTGTCATTGATCTCGCCGATTTCGACAATCGCAAGGCTGAGATCGCCGATCAATTGTGGGAGGCCTCGGTTGGTATCGGGTTTTTCCAGGTCTATAACCACGGTATCCCGCAGCAGGATATCGACGCGGCTTTTGAGACCGCCTGGTCCTTCTTTGAATTGCCAGCCGAGGTCAAAGCCCAGTATCCGATGCCCAAGGGAACCAATGCCGGATGGGAATTCAAGGCGCAGGTGCGTCCTTCCACCGGCACGCCGGATAACAAGGAAAGTTATCAGATTACCCGCCCGATGATGGGCGGACTGTGGCCGAGTGAAGAAGAACTGCCTGATTTCAAGGAGAAAATGCTGCGCTTCGAGCGGCAGAATTGGGAACTCGGCATGCGCATTCTCTCCTGCTTTGCCCTGAAGATGGGTTTTGCCGAGGACTTCTTCACCAAGGCGCATGATCCGGCCTCCAGTGAGTACCAATCGACGCAGCGGCTGATCCATTACATGTCGATGGAACATGCCAAGCCGGAGGATTTCGAGTTCTGGCGGGCTGGTGCCCATTCCGATTTCGATTGCCTGACCATCCTGCACCAGAAGGAAGGCGAGGGCGGCTTGCAGGTCTGCCCCGGCAAGGATGCGGCCTCCGGCGAGTGGACAGATGTACCGCCGAAAAATGGCTACATCACCTGCAATATCGGTGACATGCTGATGCGCTGGTCTGATGATCAGCTACAATCGACGCTTCACCGCGTCCGCATGCCGCGTCCAGGCGAATATCTGGGCCGGCGTCTGTCGCTTCCCTTCTTCTGCCAGGCCAATCGCGATGCGGTCATGCAGGGTCCGCTCGGCAAATATGAGGCGATCACCGCTGGAGATTACCTGACGCAGCGCATCAACGCCAACTTCGCCCGGAAATGA
- a CDS encoding cytosine deaminase gives MIDSSARALARSSFTGHGRIIIRQARVPTACLADGLPPGSALDRDGCALVDILLDDGRVAAVLPAASGVTGDGIDLEGRHLWPLMIDMHVHLDKGHTISRAPASDGTHPSARAATTADRQAHWRHDDLVRRMEFGLACADAHGVAALRTHLDSHAGQAETTWAAFDEVQARWAGRIALQAVGLVPLDAYRTDHGKQLADLIARQGGLLGGVTRASGGTHGRGLDDIDALLDSLFLLARERDLDIDLHVDEAEKADALPHVARAAIRHGYGGRVTCGHCCSLALFSEAEIRERIALLVDAGMSIVTLPTVNMYLQGRAQGITPRWRGVTPVKELRAAGIRVAVAGDNCRDPFFAYGDHDMVDTWRQSVRILHLDHPYDDAVALATTQPAAMTGFSAGTIGAGRPADLMIFEAWSMDQVIARPQTDRVIVRAGRLSEAVLPSYRELELPFLTPSL, from the coding sequence ATGATTGACAGTTCCGCGCGCGCGCTGGCGCGTTCCAGCTTCACCGGCCATGGCCGCATTATTATCCGTCAGGCCCGCGTGCCAACGGCCTGTCTTGCGGACGGCCTGCCGCCGGGCAGCGCTCTCGACCGCGACGGCTGTGCTCTGGTCGATATTCTGCTGGACGACGGACGTGTTGCAGCCGTGCTGCCCGCGGCAAGCGGCGTGACCGGCGATGGTATCGATCTGGAAGGCCGCCATCTCTGGCCGTTGATGATCGACATGCATGTGCATCTCGACAAGGGCCATACGATCAGCCGGGCGCCAGCCTCCGATGGCACGCATCCCAGCGCCCGCGCGGCGACGACAGCCGACCGGCAGGCCCATTGGCGTCACGACGACCTGGTCCGGCGCATGGAATTCGGCCTCGCCTGCGCGGATGCGCATGGCGTTGCCGCACTCCGCACCCATCTTGATAGCCATGCGGGGCAGGCGGAAACCACCTGGGCGGCATTTGATGAGGTGCAGGCGCGTTGGGCGGGGCGTATCGCGTTACAGGCGGTCGGCCTTGTGCCGCTGGATGCCTATCGCACCGACCATGGAAAGCAGCTTGCCGACTTGATTGCCCGTCAGGGCGGGCTATTGGGCGGGGTGACCCGCGCCTCGGGCGGAACTCATGGTCGAGGTCTCGATGACATCGATGCTTTGCTCGACAGTCTTTTTCTGCTGGCCCGCGAGCGTGATCTCGATATCGACCTGCATGTGGACGAAGCCGAAAAGGCCGACGCCCTGCCGCATGTGGCCCGCGCCGCCATCCGTCACGGCTATGGGGGCCGCGTCACCTGCGGCCATTGCTGTTCGCTGGCTTTGTTCAGTGAGGCGGAAATCCGCGAGCGGATCGCACTTCTGGTCGATGCCGGAATGTCCATCGTCACGCTTCCAACCGTCAACATGTATTTGCAGGGCCGGGCGCAGGGTATAACCCCGCGCTGGCGGGGTGTCACGCCGGTCAAGGAGCTACGCGCCGCCGGTATCCGCGTCGCGGTTGCCGGTGACAATTGCCGCGATCCGTTTTTTGCCTATGGCGACCATGATATGGTCGATACCTGGCGCCAATCAGTGCGCATTCTGCATCTCGACCATCCCTATGACGATGCCGTGGCACTGGCGACCACCCAACCCGCCGCGATGACCGGTTTTTCCGCTGGAACCATCGGTGCCGGGCGTCCTGCGGATCTGATGATCTTTGAGGCCTGGAGCATGGACCAGGTCATTGCCCGCCCGCAAACCGATCGGGTGATCGTGCGGGCAGGCAGGTTAAGCGAGGCAGTGTTGCCATCCTATCGGGAGCTCGAATTGCCCTTTCTCACCCCATCACTCTGA
- a CDS encoding ABC transporter substrate-binding protein: protein MFRRKLASTLFTLGLFSGTALAADKVTFQLDWLPGGDKAPIYVCIHQGFCRDAGLDVTIASGRGSTEAISKLAAGSSDIGVSDIGALMAARANEGVKVVGVLSVFNKGPHAFYVIKGGSIASVADVKGKTIATSPFTSSNVYLPLVLKDQSIDPSAIKLIKADPGALGPMLMTGNADGIIAWMTDFTRYSNQARQAGKEIVALPWSAAGLELYSASLIASEDFLAKRPDVAKRFIDAYKKSVQFTRANPDAAVTSVTSVVPELGSEDVKGSINDTLPLIFNEVTDKDGLGVFEPKRLTETWRRVAAAQAIDPAKLDPETVVNRSFIPTE, encoded by the coding sequence ATGTTTCGTCGTAAGCTTGCGTCCACGCTGTTCACTCTTGGCCTTTTCTCCGGGACTGCCCTTGCCGCCGACAAGGTTACGTTTCAGCTGGACTGGCTGCCGGGTGGCGACAAGGCGCCGATTTATGTCTGTATTCATCAGGGCTTCTGTCGAGACGCGGGGCTGGATGTCACCATTGCCTCTGGCCGAGGCTCGACCGAGGCGATTTCGAAACTGGCGGCGGGGTCTTCCGATATTGGTGTTTCGGATATCGGCGCCTTAATGGCAGCCCGTGCCAATGAAGGCGTGAAGGTTGTTGGCGTTCTGTCGGTGTTCAACAAGGGACCGCACGCCTTCTATGTCATCAAGGGTGGCTCTATCGCCAGTGTTGCCGACGTCAAGGGCAAGACCATTGCCACATCGCCGTTTACCTCGTCCAATGTCTATCTGCCGCTGGTGTTGAAGGACCAGTCCATCGATCCGTCCGCGATCAAGCTGATCAAGGCCGATCCCGGCGCGCTCGGTCCGATGCTGATGACCGGCAATGCTGATGGGATCATTGCCTGGATGACGGATTTCACCCGCTATTCCAATCAGGCCCGCCAAGCGGGCAAGGAAATCGTCGCGCTGCCGTGGTCGGCTGCCGGGCTGGAGCTTTATTCGGCCTCTTTGATCGCCAGCGAGGATTTCCTTGCCAAGCGCCCGGATGTCGCCAAACGTTTCATCGACGCCTACAAGAAGTCGGTGCAATTCACCCGCGCCAATCCTGATGCCGCCGTCACCTCCGTCACCAGTGTCGTGCCGGAACTGGGGTCGGAAGACGTCAAGGGATCGATCAATGACACGCTGCCGCTGATCTTCAACGAGGTCACGGACAAGGATGGCTTGGGCGTGTTCGAGCCCAAGCGCCTGACGGAAACCTGGCGCCGGGTTGCCGCCGCCCAAGCCATTGATCCGGCCAAGCTTGACCCGGAAACTGTGGTCAACCGCAGCTTCATTCCAACGGAGTGA
- a CDS encoding ABC transporter ATP-binding protein yields MTIQIELNGVNKHYGAFHALKNINLAIEKGSFVALVGPSGCGKSTLLRSLAGLEKISAGEMKIAGNLMTNVPPRKRDIAMVFQSYALYPHMTVEENLTYSLRIKGVGKAEARQAAEAVATTTGLMPLLKRYPRELSGGQRQRVAMSRAIIRNPKAFLFDEPLSNLDASLRVHMRKEIRLLHDRLKATSVYVTHDQVEAMTMADHVVVMRDGVIEQQGRPLDLYDRPANRFVAGFIGSPAMNFIPARVSPDGLGLELDFVGKAEILTFAAGMTDGLAPGQPLTLGLRPEHLSLTAPGEGAFDVEVALVESTGSSTYVTTRTEPELTIVVSGGRGLRSGDRLGVRIDPQTVHLYDAQTGLRLDFEGV; encoded by the coding sequence ATGACCATCCAGATCGAATTGAACGGCGTCAACAAGCATTATGGCGCTTTCCATGCCCTGAAGAACATCAATCTCGCCATCGAAAAGGGCAGTTTCGTCGCCCTGGTCGGCCCATCCGGCTGCGGCAAGTCCACACTGTTGCGGTCACTGGCCGGATTGGAAAAGATTTCCGCCGGTGAAATGAAGATTGCTGGAAACCTGATGACCAATGTGCCGCCGCGCAAGCGCGACATTGCCATGGTGTTCCAGTCCTACGCGCTCTATCCGCATATGACGGTTGAGGAAAATCTGACCTATAGCCTGCGCATCAAGGGGGTGGGCAAGGCGGAGGCGCGCCAGGCCGCCGAGGCGGTGGCGACAACAACAGGGCTGATGCCGCTGTTGAAACGCTATCCGCGTGAATTGTCCGGCGGTCAGCGCCAGCGCGTTGCCATGAGCCGGGCGATCATCCGCAATCCCAAGGCCTTCCTGTTCGATGAGCCGCTGTCCAATCTCGACGCCTCCCTCCGAGTGCATATGCGCAAGGAGATCCGGTTGCTGCATGACCGGTTGAAGGCCACCTCTGTCTATGTCACCCACGATCAGGTCGAGGCGATGACCATGGCCGATCATGTCGTGGTGATGCGCGACGGCGTGATCGAGCAGCAGGGGCGTCCTCTGGACCTTTACGACCGGCCTGCAAACCGCTTCGTTGCCGGTTTCATCGGTTCCCCGGCGATGAATTTCATTCCTGCGCGGGTCTCGCCGGATGGGCTTGGTCTGGAACTTGATTTCGTTGGGAAGGCGGAGATTCTGACATTTGCCGCCGGAATGACTGATGGCCTTGCGCCAGGCCAGCCACTAACGCTTGGCCTCCGGCCGGAACACCTGTCGCTGACGGCTCCTGGCGAAGGGGCTTTCGACGTCGAGGTGGCGCTGGTCGAATCGACGGGATCGTCAACCTATGTGACGACCAGAACCGAGCCGGAATTAACCATTGTCGTTTCGGGCGGGCGCGGCCTGCGCTCCGGCGACCGGCTGGGTGTCCGGATCGATCCGCAGACCGTGCATCTTTATGATGCGCAGACCGGTTTGCGGCTGGATTTCGAGGGCGTGTGA